TTGCCTTCACCCGCTCACGCGCTTCATCGAGCAGGCTGACCCATGCGTGGACGAAGCCGCCGTCACCCGGGGGACTGTCCTGGAACATCTCGGTCAGTGCAGCATGCGCGCCGCCGCACATGCCGTGACCCATTACCACGATCTCCTCGACCTCCAGCTTAGTCACCGCAAACTCCAGCGCGGCAGAAACGCCGTGGCGGCCGCCGTCATTCTCGAACGGGGGGACGAGGTTGGCAACGTTGCGTACGACGAAGATTTCGCCTGGCAGCGAGTCGAAAATCTGGGCGGGTTCTACGCGGCTGTCGGAACAGGCGATCACCATCACCTTTGGGCTCTGCCCTTCGGCCAGCTGCGCCCAACGCTCGCGCTGTCGGCGATAGTCGGCGGAACGGAAGCGATGATAGCCATCGACGAGATCGGTGAAGTGAGTCATGCGGCCTCCCAATTTGGGCCTCCATTGGCGCAGGCCGTAAGGGCTGGCAAGCGGGGCGCTGGATCGCTATCTGCGCCGCATGAACGATCCGACTCCCGTCGCGCGCCCGGAGCGCCAGCGCAAGCCTGACTGGATCCGCGTCAAGGCACCGACCTCCGCCGGCTTTGCCGCGACCCGTGCGCTGATGCGCTCGAAAAGCCTGACCACGGTCTGCGAAGAGGCGGCGTGCCCGAATATCGGCGAGTGCTGGAGCAAGAAGCACGCGACGGTGATGATTCTGGGTGACACCTGCACCCGCGCCTGTGCCTTCTGCAACGTCAAGACCGGCATGCCGCGTGCGGTCGATCCGATGGAGCCGAACAACGTCGCCGATGCGGCGGTGCAGATGGGGCTGGAGCATATCGTCATCACCTCGGTCGACCGCGACGACCTGCCCGATGGCGGGGCGAAGCAGTTCGTCAAGGTGATCGAGGCGATCCGCAAGGCGTCGCCGACCACGACGATCGAAATCCTGACGCCGGACTTTCGCAACAAGCATGAGGCAGCGGTCGAGATGATCGTCGCGGCGCGGCCGGACGTCTATAACCACAATCTCGAGACCGTTCCGCGGCTTTATCCGACGATCCGCCCGGGCGCGCGTTACTACGCGTCGATCCGGCTGCTGGAGCAGGTCAAGAAGCTCGATCCGTCGATCTTCACCAAGTCGGGCATCATGCTGGGGCTGGGCGAAGAGCGGCTGGAGGTCCATCAGGTGATGGACGACATGCGCAGCGCGGACATCGATTTCCTGACGATGGGACAGTATCTCCAGCCGACCCCGCGCCACGCCAAGGTGCAGGATTTCATCACCCCCGCGGCGTTCGACGCCTATGCGGCGATCGCGCGGGCCAAGGGGTTCCTGCTGGTCGCATCCTCGCCGCTGACGCGGTCGAGCTATCATGCTGGCGACGATTTCGCGAAAATGAAAGCGGCGCGCGATGCCAAGCTGGCGAAGGCGGTGGTGACCGCCTGATGCCGCGCCATGCCGAGACCCGGCGCCTGCCCTATACGCCGGAGCAGATGTTCGACCTGGTTGCCGATGTCGGGCGCTATGGCGAGTTCCTGCCATGGGTCAGCGCGGTGCGGGTCCGGTCGGACAGCGAGACCGAGATGGTGGCGGATCTGATGGTCGGGTTCAAGAGCCTGCGGGAAACCTTTACCAGCCGGGTCGAGAAGCAGCGCCCGGGACATATCCGGGTCGATTATCTCGAAGGTCCGCTGAAGCATCTGCATAACGACTGGAAATTCCGGCCGGATGGCGAAGGCGGGGTGCTGGTCGACTTCGAGGTGGATTTTGCGTTCAAGAACCGGGTGTTCGAGATGCTGGCGGGGCAGGTATTCGATCGTGCGCTGAGGATGATGATCGGCGCCTTCGAGACGCGCGCCGCCGCGCTTTATGGCGATTCGACTTCGGGCGCAGCGGGCTCTCCCGGCAGCAGCAGTTCGAGCGCGCACAACGCGGCCTGAAGACGCACGCCGCCGCGGCCGATATCGCCGAATTCGCGAGTGTCGGCGACAACCACGTCAGGATCGGCATCCTTCTCGGCCCGGGCAAAGACGACATGGCCTACGGGCTTCTTTTCGCTCCCGCCGCCGGGACCGGCGATACCGGTGATCGCGACTGCAACATCCGCCCCGCTTTCCTCCAGAGCGCCCTGGGCCATGCTCCAGGCGGTGGCGATCGACACGGCACCGAAGGTTTCAAGGACGTCACCGCTGACCTTCAGTTCCTTGACCTTGGCTTCGTTGGAATAGGTGACGAAACCGGCGACGAGCACTTCGGACGAGCCGGGAATTTCGGTGATCGCCGCGCTGACCAGGCCGCCGGTGCAGCTTTCCGCGACCGCGACGGTGCGGCCGGCAGCGCGGTTGGTGTCGACGACGCGGCGTGCGGCAGCGACAAGATCAGCGGGAAGAATCGTGTCCATCATTTGGGCCGGGCCATAGGGCAAAGCGGCAGCTTTGGCCCGTTTTTTCGACGGTCGGCGTCGAGCTGTGCCATGCCAACGAACACGCCCGCCAGATTCTTCGGGGGCAGGGGTGCGAGATTGGCGACGATCTTGTCGAGCTTCGGGCAATCAGCCGGTTCGATCATCTGTCCGGCGAGCGGCACCATGATCACCTTGATCGCGGGGAGGACGAACATCGACCCGGCGATCGCCTGCATGTCCGGACCGAGCAGCTTGGCGATGCCGCCGCGCGCGGCGGGCAGGGCGGGGGCGACGCCCGACTGAAGGCGGGCGGCGAAGGCGGGGTTGGGGCGGCGGAGGAAAGCGGAGGCGGGGAGGGCGGTGCAGACGCGGCCCATTTCCGCCACCATGTCGGGCAACAGCACCTGAAACAGCGCCTCCGCCTCGCCATCGGTGAGGCAGGGGCGCGGCTGGGCCTGAACGCTGGACGCGGCGAGGCCGGTCCAGAGCAGGGTGGTGGCGGCAAGGCGGCGGATACGCATGAACTTACTCCGTCAGCGGCCGCGACGCGGCGGCATCATCAGGGTGTTGTAGATACGCGGACCGTAGCTGAGCCTGAACCGGGGCACTTTATTCGATCCGATCGGGGATACGGATCGTTGCGATAGCCTGTGCCGCGATCCCCTCGCCGCGACCGGTAAAGCCGAGGCGTTCCGTGGTGGTGGCCTTGAGGCTGACCTTGGCGACGGGCAGGTTCAGGATTTGGGCGATGCGGGCGCGGATCGTGTCACGATGGGGGGCCGATCTTGGGGGCTTCACAGATCAGCGTCAGGTCGATGAAGTCGATGATGCCCCCCTGTGCCCGGACGAGGGTTGCAGCGTGGTCGAGGAAGCGGTCGGACGCCGCGCCGCGCCACTGCGGGTCGCTGGGGGGAAGTGCATCCCGATATCCCCTGCGCCGATCGTGCCGAGCAAGGCGTCGGTGATCGCGTGGAGCGCGACATCGGCGTCGCTGTGCCCCGCCAGCCCCTTGTCATGCGGGATCAGCATGCCACCGAGCCACAGTTCCTCGCCCGCCTGGAGCCGGTGGACGTCGTACCCCATCGCCGACCGGGAGATCAGGCCGGCGGCATGGCGCGCCTCAGCCGCGGCGAAATCCGCGGGGTGGGTGATCTTTTCGAGCATTGCGTCTCCGGGAACGAGAGCGACGTCATGGCCCGCGCGGCGGAGCATCTGGGCGTCGTCGGTGGCTTCTTCGTCCGTTGGCCAGGCGCGGTGGGCGGCGAGGATGGCGTCGAAGTGGAAGGCTTGCGGCGTCTGGATGCGGTTGAGTCCGGCGCGGGGGACATTGTCGCCGAGGATTTCGGTGCCCCTTGCGAGTGTGTCGGCGACGGGGAGGACGGGGACGGCGCCCGGGTCTTGATCGAGCGCCGCGAGCAGGGCGTCGATCACTGCGGTCGGGATGAAGGGGCGGGCGGCGTCGTGGATCAGGACGCGGGTGACGCCCTGGCCGTCGAGTGCCTCCAGCCCGGCGCGGACCGAGTCGCGGCGCTCGGCCCCGCCTTCGACGAAGCTGACGTTTTCGAGCGATATATCGCGGACGTGGTCGTGCTGTCCTTCGCCGAAGACGATGATGGCTTGGGTTATCATCGGGTGGCAGGATAGTGCGGTAACACTATGTTCAAGCATGGGTTTTCCGCAGAGAATCGCGAACTGTTTGGGAACAGTTCCGCCCGCGCGGATACCTTTTCCGGCGGCGACGATGATGACTGCGGTGGTCATGATGCGACGGTCGCGCGACTGCTGCGCGTCACAGACGCGACGGGTTTGGACGGGTCGGCGACGCTTGTCCGACATTGGCGCGACAGGTGCGCAACCGCGTTGCGCCACGAAGCGACGGCGGCGCGACCGCCGCGTGACGGAAACGCGCCTGCTGTGCCGATTTGCTGGGTGGATCGTGCGGTCTGCATTCGGCCTGCCTAGCGATTGGGGCGCTTGTAGGAAAGCGGGGCAGCGACGGCTTGGCCGGGAACGATCTCCTGCACTGAGGCGTCCTTCATGCAACCCACCAACCAGAGAGGTATGCATGGATTTCCAGTTCAACAGCGACAACCGGATCGACGGCACCGACGCCATGGCTGAACAGAGCGAAGCGCGAGTGCGCGAGCGGCTGGCGCGGTTTGAGGGGCGGCTGACACGCGTCGAGGTGCATGTTCGGGATATCGACGGGACGACCAATGGTGCCGAGGGTGTCGAGGCGGCGATCGAGGCGCGGCCGGCGGGAGGTCAGCCGGTTGCGGTGACCGACCGCGGTGCCAAGCCGGAGGCGGCGATCAATGGCGCGTTGAAGAAACTGGTGATGCGACTGGATAGCGATTTCGGGAAGGCTGATCGGGTTCGCTGAGCAGGTGCGCTTCGGTCAGACAAAGACCTCCGCCCCCCGTAAGTGGGAGGGCTTAAAGAGAGGGGCTCATGCGGTCCCGCTTGCATCCCCGCCCTTGCCCCTGTATCGGCCCGTGCCTAAATTTCAGGCACAGATGACAATGCTCAAACCCATCCAGGTCGGGCCGGTGACGGTCGAGACGCCGGTGATTCTGGCGCCGATGACGGGCGTCACCGATCTGCCGTTCCGACGACTGGTGCGGCGCTATGGGTCGGGGCTGAACGTCACCGAGATGATCGCGAGCCAGGCGGCGATCCGCGAGACGCGGCAATCGGTGCAGAAGGCGGCGTGGGATCCGATCGAGGAGCCGGTGTCGATGCAGCTGGTCGGCTGTACCCCCTATGAGATGGGCGAGGCGGCGAAGCTGAACGAGGATCGCGGGGCGGCGATCATCGACATCAATATGGGCTGTCCGGTGCGCAAGGTGACCAATGGCGATGCCGGATCGGCGCTGATGCGGGTGCCGGATCTTGCCGCCAAGCTGATCGAGGCGTGTGTCAAGGCCGTCAGCGTGCCGGTGACGGTGAAGATGCGCATGGGCTGGTGCCATGATAGCCTGAATGCGCCCGAACTGGCGCGCGTTGCCCAAGAACTGGGCGCGAAGATGGTAACGGTCCACGGCCGCACCCGCAACCAGATGTACAAGGGCAGCGCCGACTGGGCGTTCGTGCGCAAGGTCAAGGACGCGGTGTCGATCCCGGTGATCGTCAATGGCGACATCTGCACGATCGAGGATGCGCGCACCGCGCTGGCGCAATCGGGCGCGGACGGCGTGATGATCGGGCGCGGGGCCTATGGCAAGCCGTGGGTGCTGCGGCAGGTGATGGACGCGCTGTCCGGCGCGGGCGATCGGCCGGACCCGGATATCGACGAACAATATGCCCTGATTGCAGAGCATTACGCGATGATGCTGGATCATTATGGTGAGATGACCGGCGTCAATCTGATGCGCAAGCATATCGGGTGGTAC
The genomic region above belongs to Sphingomonas sp. J315 and contains:
- a CDS encoding type II toxin-antitoxin system RatA family toxin; the encoded protein is MPRHAETRRLPYTPEQMFDLVADVGRYGEFLPWVSAVRVRSDSETEMVADLMVGFKSLRETFTSRVEKQRPGHIRVDYLEGPLKHLHNDWKFRPDGEGGVLVDFEVDFAFKNRVFEMLAGQVFDRALRMMIGAFETRAAALYGDSTSGAAGSPGSSSSSAHNAA
- a CDS encoding HPF/RaiA family ribosome-associated protein, encoding MDFQFNSDNRIDGTDAMAEQSEARVRERLARFEGRLTRVEVHVRDIDGTTNGAEGVEAAIEARPAGGQPVAVTDRGAKPEAAINGALKKLVMRLDSDFGKADRVR
- the dusB gene encoding tRNA dihydrouridine synthase DusB is translated as MTMLKPIQVGPVTVETPVILAPMTGVTDLPFRRLVRRYGSGLNVTEMIASQAAIRETRQSVQKAAWDPIEEPVSMQLVGCTPYEMGEAAKLNEDRGAAIIDINMGCPVRKVTNGDAGSALMRVPDLAAKLIEACVKAVSVPVTVKMRMGWCHDSLNAPELARVAQELGAKMVTVHGRTRNQMYKGSADWAFVRKVKDAVSIPVIVNGDICTIEDARTALAQSGADGVMIGRGAYGKPWVLRQVMDALSGAGDRPDPDIDEQYALIAEHYAMMLDHYGEMTGVNLMRKHIGWYTKGLPGSAEFRNKVNQEPKAATVLGMLDDFYAPFRGMPALGSWPSREAA
- a CDS encoding CinA family protein; the protein is MMDTILPADLVAAARRVVDTNRAAGRTVAVAESCTGGLVSAAITEIPGSSEVLVAGFVTYSNEAKVKELKVSGDVLETFGAVSIATAWSMAQGALEESGADVAVAITGIAGPGGGSEKKPVGHVVFARAEKDADPDVVVADTREFGDIGRGGVRLQAALCALELLLPGEPAAPEVESP
- a CDS encoding carbonic anhydrase, which encodes MTHFTDLVDGYHRFRSADYRRQRERWAQLAEGQSPKVMVIACSDSRVEPAQIFDSLPGEIFVVRNVANLVPPFENDGGRHGVSAALEFAVTKLEVEEIVVMGHGMCGGAHAALTEMFQDSPPGDGGFVHAWVSLLDEARERVKAKYGSGPEASREMELETVRTSIANLRTFPFIPTREAAGKLTIHGAYFAISDGVLHLMDEDGEFQAA
- the lipA gene encoding lipoyl synthase, with product MNDPTPVARPERQRKPDWIRVKAPTSAGFAATRALMRSKSLTTVCEEAACPNIGECWSKKHATVMILGDTCTRACAFCNVKTGMPRAVDPMEPNNVADAAVQMGLEHIVITSVDRDDLPDGGAKQFVKVIEAIRKASPTTTIEILTPDFRNKHEAAVEMIVAARPDVYNHNLETVPRLYPTIRPGARYYASIRLLEQVKKLDPSIFTKSGIMLGLGEERLEVHQVMDDMRSADIDFLTMGQYLQPTPRHAKVQDFITPAAFDAYAAIARAKGFLLVASSPLTRSSYHAGDDFAKMKAARDAKLAKAVVTA